Part of the Sphingopyxis sp. 113P3 genome, GTTCGCCTGGAAAGCGCGTGTGCGGTTCGATCACGAAGCCGACCCCCGCGGCACGCAGCCGGTCGGCAAGCGCCTGCCATTCGGCGGGCCGAAGGACGACGCCGAAATGCGGGACGGGGACGTCGTGGCCGTCGACGGGATTGTGCCCCGCCACCGCGTCTCGCCCGCCAACCCGGTGGGCGACGATCTGGTGACCGTAGAGGTTGAAGTCGATCCAGTCGGTGTCGCTCCTTCCTTCAGGGCAGCCGAGGACCGTGCCGTAGAAATGGCGTGCAGCGTCAAGATCGTGCACCGGGAAGGCGAAGTGGAACGGGGCAAGCACATCCATGGCGGGCTCCTATCGCGCGGGTTTCAATGTTGCGGCGAGAAAGACGAGAATATCGGTCTCGGTTGCGGCCTTGGCTTCGGCATTGGCCTTGACCGACTGCCGGCGCTTCGTCGGCGTGTCATAGCTGTGCGTCGCGCCTTTGAAGGTCGTCAGCTCAATGTCGCCGCCCATTTTGCGGCTGCGGGCGACGAGCTTTTCGCAAAGCGCTGGCGAGATTTCTTCGTCGGCCGTGCCGATAAAGACGCGCACCGGATTATAGGGGCGATAGCCGCCTTTGGCGAAACGCTGCTTGAGGCCGCAGCCCGGATATAGCGCGACGCCCGCGCGGAAGCCGATCTTGCGCATGTCGCCCGGCTTGTCGTCCGCCATCGCCGCAAGCGTCGCGCTGCCGCCATTGGACCAGCCGAGAAGCGCGACATGGGTCCCATCGACATCGCCACGCTGCTGGAGGTAGCGCAGAGCGCCATAAGCGTGCAGCGGGCGGTGAGCGACCTCGTCGACTACGGCGGGACGGTCCTTGTAGGTCCCGGCCTTGAATCCCCCCGGATAGCCAACAGGCCCGAAATCGTCGACCATCAGCGCGACATAGCCGCGCTGCGCGAGCAACCGTCCCCACGCCTTGTGCCGCGCAGACAAGGTTGCCGCTCCATATTCGCCTTGGGCACGGCTCGAATAGGCACCGGAACGGCCGTGCATCATCACCACCGCGGGCGCCTTCGCGGCCGCATCGGCGGCCTTGAACACATAGCCTTTTACCTCGGTCTTGCCGTCGCGGCTCGGAAAGCTAACCGTCTCGACATGCACCTCTTGGGCGGTCGCGGGGGCGGTCGTGACCGTGAGAACCACCGCTAACATCAAGGCCCTTCGCATCAGCGATTCTCCCGCAGGCGGACCGTTTTCGCGACACCGTCACGGCGCGCATCGGCGGCGCCATCGAAGCGGCCGCCCTCGCGGATCAGAACACCATGCAGTCCCGAATCCTCACCCGAGCCCGCGCGCACCGTCACGCCGCGTCTCGCCATTTCGGCGCGAAGCGTCGGCGCGAAGCGGCTTTCTTCGCCCGCGAAGCTGTCGCCGCGGGCGATGAGATTGGGCAGCGCGAACGCGTCTTTCATGGGCAGATTCCAGTCGATCGCCCCGATCAACGCCTTCGACACATAGCCGAGAATGGCATTTCCGCCCGGCGAGCCGATCGCCCCTGCGAGGCTGCGGTCGCGGTTGAGAATGATGGTGGGGGTCATCGAAGAGCGGGGCCGCTTGCCCGGCGCGATGGCATTTGGACCTTTCGGCACGAAGGAGAAATCGGTCATCTGATTATTGAGGAAAAAGCCGTCGACCATGCGGCCCGAACCGAAAAAGCTTTCGACGGTGGTCGTCATCGACACCGCATTGCCCTCGCCGTCGATGATCACGAAATGCGAAGTCCCGGCAACCTCTTCGGTCGCGTCGATGCGCGCCGTGACGGCGCCGGGGGGCGTGCCCGCCTGCGGCGCGGGGCCGGCGTGGTCGCCGATCAGCGACGCGCGCGAGGCGATATAGGCAGGGTCCAGCAGCCCGCGCACCGGCACGTTCGCCACGTCGCCAACATAGGCGTCGCGGTCGGCGTACATCAGCCGGCTCGCCTCGGCATATTGGACCCAGGCCACCGGATCGTCTGGGCCGCGCGCTGCGATGTCGGTGCGTTCGACCATCGCCATCAGCTGGAGCAGTCCAACGCCGCTGGAGGGCGGCGGCGGCACGCAGAGGATATAGACGCGGTAGCTGCCGCAAAGCGCCTGCCGCACGACCGGCTTGTAACTCGCAAGGTCCGCCTCGGACATGCTGCTTGCAAGATCGCCGTCGCGCAGCCGCTCAACGATGCGCTTCGCGGTTTCACCACGATAGAGAGCGTCGGGGCCTTCGCTCGCGAGGCGGCGAACAAAGGCGGCGTAGGCGGGGTTCTTGAGCGTGTCGCCCGCGCGAACCTTCCCGCCGCGGCCGTCGCTGAAATAGCGCACCACATCGGGCGCGTTTGATTGCGGATAGGGCCCCTGGACGAAATGCTCCATCCGCTTGGTCACGGTGAAGCCCTCGCGCGCAACGCGCTCGGCCTCGCCGAACAGATCCCTCCACGGTAGCTTGCCATGCTGCTTTTGCGCCAGCGCGAGCATCGCCACCGCGCCGGGCACCCCCGTCGCGCGACCACTGAGCACCGCCGTGCGGAACGGCAGCGGTTGGCCGCCGTCATCGAGGAACATGTCGGGCGTCGCCCCCCTGGGTGCCACCTCGCGGCCATCATAGACCGTTACCGCCGTCGTCGTCGCATCATAATGGACCATGAAAGCGCCGCCGCCGAGCCCCGAGCTTTGCGGTTCGACCAGCCCCAACATGGTCTGGACCGCGACGGCTGCGTCAACGGCGTTGCCGCCGCGACGCAGCACGTCGAGGCCCGCCTCGACCGCCAGTGGATGGGCAGCGGCGAGGAAAGCCTGGCGTTCCTGATATTGGGTTCCCGCCGGCGCGGCCGATTGGGGCGGCGCGGAGGGAGTGCAGGCAGCGAGCAGGGTCGCCGCGGCGAGGATGAGCGGGCGCATCATGGCTCGACCGCCAGGGCGCCCGGACGGCGCGGATCGGCCGCACCCAGAAATAGTCCCTTGTCGATCATGATCGATTGCTCGCTTCCCATTGTTTCATCGCTTGTGATCGGGTGGCCCATAGCCTTCAGCTCCCTGACCGTGTCGGGGTTGAAATGGGGTTCGACCCGCAGGGCATCGACCGCGCCCTGATAGATGCGCGGCTGGTGCGTCGCCTCTGCGATATTCATTCCATGGTCGATGATGTTGACGATCACCTGGACGACCGAGGAGATGATCGTGCTCCCCCCGGGGGTGCCGGTGACGAGCCACGGCTTGCCATCCTTCATGATGATCGTCGGCATTTGCGTCGACAGCATGCGCTTGCCGGGGGCCATTGCGTTGAGCGGCGGCGGGGCTCCGGTTCGCTGGGCTTCCCACGCCTGTTCGTGGCTGAAATTGTTCATTTCGTTGTTGAGGAGGATGCCGGTCCCCTCGATCATGACGCCCGAGCCGAAATCCGAGCCGAGCGTGTAGGTCGTCGACACGACATTG contains:
- a CDS encoding VOC family protein, producing MDVLAPFHFAFPVHDLDAARHFYGTVLGCPEGRSDTDWIDFNLYGHQIVAHRVGGRDAVAGHNPVDGHDVPVPHFGVVLRPAEWQALADRLRAAGVGFVIEPHTRFPGEPGEQSTMFFHDPSGNALEFKAFADLGQLFAK
- a CDS encoding dienelactone hydrolase family protein — protein: MRRALMLAVVLTVTTAPATAQEVHVETVSFPSRDGKTEVKGYVFKAADAAAKAPAVVMMHGRSGAYSSRAQGEYGAATLSARHKAWGRLLAQRGYVALMVDDFGPVGYPGGFKAGTYKDRPAVVDEVAHRPLHAYGALRYLQQRGDVDGTHVALLGWSNGGSATLAAMADDKPGDMRKIGFRAGVALYPGCGLKQRFAKGGYRPYNPVRVFIGTADEEISPALCEKLVARSRKMGGDIELTTFKGATHSYDTPTKRRQSVKANAEAKAATETDILVFLAATLKPAR
- the ggt gene encoding gamma-glutamyltransferase — protein: MMRPLILAAATLLAACTPSAPPQSAAPAGTQYQERQAFLAAAHPLAVEAGLDVLRRGGNAVDAAVAVQTMLGLVEPQSSGLGGGAFMVHYDATTTAVTVYDGREVAPRGATPDMFLDDGGQPLPFRTAVLSGRATGVPGAVAMLALAQKQHGKLPWRDLFGEAERVAREGFTVTKRMEHFVQGPYPQSNAPDVVRYFSDGRGGKVRAGDTLKNPAYAAFVRRLASEGPDALYRGETAKRIVERLRDGDLASSMSEADLASYKPVVRQALCGSYRVYILCVPPPPSSGVGLLQLMAMVERTDIAARGPDDPVAWVQYAEASRLMYADRDAYVGDVANVPVRGLLDPAYIASRASLIGDHAGPAPQAGTPPGAVTARIDATEEVAGTSHFVIIDGEGNAVSMTTTVESFFGSGRMVDGFFLNNQMTDFSFVPKGPNAIAPGKRPRSSMTPTIILNRDRSLAGAIGSPGGNAILGYVSKALIGAIDWNLPMKDAFALPNLIARGDSFAGEESRFAPTLRAEMARRGVTVRAGSGEDSGLHGVLIREGGRFDGAADARRDGVAKTVRLRENR